The following proteins come from a genomic window of Drosophila sulfurigaster albostrigata strain 15112-1811.04 chromosome X, ASM2355843v2, whole genome shotgun sequence:
- the LOC133848721 gene encoding uncharacterized protein LOC133848721 — translation MSASKKGFQRSSNNYASRSSNESRISKGTPETVSGRQQEENSMINQKSSSSIISKFAHLRPRGGLRGKAYWRDVIDEVEFAVHCVSQPRLPVIDYSLVLPPRLRERVKQIQSYDFSSSDDVVFIRDEMREERPHDYQIASEQDSREDGQDGASLVTDHGRKKLEEQFNESQHSDIVRMDHEFEKFDLRLDEPVGHTHRTLDKTSWYAKFLCATRDERVSWDSKVERSKPGSAVYTLDEQAENLMDASAERFIHWLNSIGTMDTSMTPEKVKNLFSIKGDRTLLASVKTDPKEVNAIAQTVADKWNKPHMAIELKYEKHINDHAMRISEKPLLSAFGRTVPLKERPWVKRSGDKVIETVYPNDLLTREKIFKGITHLRSTTALIDFYLNNPKLARPLYLLQGGDFQEMSTSESVVEVPLYEYLGLRY, via the exons ATGTCTGCATCGAAAAAGGGATTTCAAAGGAGTTCCAATAATTATGCCAGTCGAAGTAGTAATGAAAGCCGTATCAGTAAAGGAACACCAGAAACTGTTAGCGGTCGGCAGCAGGAAGAAAACTCAATGATTAATCAAAAATCCTCAAGCAGTATTATAAGCAAATTCGCACATCTTCGCCCTAGAGGAGGTCTACGTGGAAAAGCATATTGGCGCGATGTAATCGATGAGGTGGAGTTTGCAGTGCATTGCGTTTCACAACCACGTTTGCCTGTAATTGACTACTCGTTAGTGCTACCGCCTCGTCTTCGGGAACGTGTTAAGCAGATACAGTCTTATGACTTCTCGAGTTCTGACGATGTTGTTTTTATTCGGGACGAAATGCGCGAGGAACGTCCACATGACTATCAGATTGCTAGTGAGCAAGACAGTAGAGAAGATGGGCAGGATGGAGCTTCACTA GTAACGGACCATGGGCGAAAAAAATTGGAAGAACAATTCAATGAAAGCCAGCACTCCGACATAGTGCGCATGGATCATGAGTTTGAAAAGTTCGACCTTAGGCTGGATGAGCCAGTGGGCCATACGCATCGAACCCTTGACAAGACTAGTTGGTACGCCAAGTTTCTATGTGCTACGCGGGACGAACGCGTTTCCTGGGACTCTAAGGTGGAACGGTCCAAGCCAGGAAGCGCCGTGTACACTTTGGATGAGCAGGCAGAGAATTTAATGGATGCG TCAGCTGAACGATTTATTCATTGGCTTAACTCCATCGGTACTATGGATACATCAATGACACCAGAGAAAGTAAAAAATTTGTTCTCTATTAAAGGCGATCGTACACTTCTTGCCTCAGTCAAAACTGATCCAAAAGAGGTTAATGCCATAGCGCAAACCGTGGCTGATAAATGGAACAAGCCTCAC ATGGCAATTGAACTGAAGTACGAAAAACACATCAATGACCATGCAATGCGCATATCTGAGAAACCGCTACTTAGCGCTTTTGGTCGAACAGTGCCACTTAAAGAACGACCATGGGTGAAACGTTCTGGTGATAAAGTCATCGAAACCGTATACCCCAACGATCTTCTTACGCgtgagaaaatatttaaaggcATCACTCACCTACGAAGCACTACGGCgttgattgatttttatttaaacaatccAAAATTAGCGCGACCTTTATATTTGCTGCAAGGAGGAGACTTCCAAGAAATGAGCACAAGTGAATCCGTCGTAGAAGTTCCGCTCTATGAATATTTGGGCTTACGTTATTAA